The following coding sequences are from one Salmo trutta unplaced genomic scaffold, fSalTru1.1, whole genome shotgun sequence window:
- the LOC115182760 gene encoding translation machinery-associated protein 16 isoform X1, with protein sequence MPKAGKGKPTQKEKVCHPYSRKAAYLASQEIRLGKKERQKSEKATRLNSIGDKLQWFQSQLDSEKTEFTKQDACHIIERYLQRFDGELDQIELVNGIKGRQGRLHGSRETVIKQTVERETALYHGNGFEIPDIINSKHLKTFREWSGDLKKLPNIKMRKFSSRGMDRTGGEEEGTAGGKEEEIAAGEEEEEEGTAAGEEEEEALMEDSDSDTQEDAP encoded by the exons ATG ccgaAGGCGGGGAAAGGTAAACCAACTCAGAAGGAGAAGGTGTGTCATCCCTATAGCAGGAAAGCTGCTTACCTGGCCAGCCAGGAGATACGTCTGGGAAAGAAGGagag ACAAAAGAGTGAGAAGGCCACTCGTCTCAACAGCATTG gtgataaGCTGCAGTGGTTTCAGAGCCAGCTGGACTCTGAGAAGACAGAGTTCACCAAACAGGACGCCTGTCACATCATAGAGAG gtacctGCAGAGGTTTGACGGGGAGTTGGACCAGATAGAGCTGGTGAACGGGATCAAAGGTCGTCAGGGTCGTCTCCATGGCAGCAGGGAGACTGTCATCaaacagactgtagagagagagaccgctCTGTACCATGGCAACGGCTTCg aGATTCCAGACATCATCAACTCTAAACATCTCAAGACCTTCAG GGAGTGGAGCGGTGATCTAAAGAAGCTTCCCAACATCAAGATGAGGAAGTTCTCTTCCCGAGGGATGGacagaacaggaggagaggaggaggggaccgccggaggaaaggaggaggagatcgccgcaggagaggaggaggaggaggaggggactgccgcaggagaggaggaggaggaggccttGATGGAGGACTCAGATTCAGACACCCAGGAAGATGCCCCATAA
- the LOC115182760 gene encoding translation machinery-associated protein 16 isoform X2, producing the protein MPKAGKGKPTQKEKVCHPYSRKAAYLASQEIRLGKKERQKSEKATRLNSIGDKLQWFQSQLDSEKTEFTKQDACHIIERYLQRFDGELDQIELVNGIKGRQGRLHGSRETVIKQTVERETALYHGNGFEIPDIINSKHLKTFREWSGDLKKLPNIKMRKFSSRGMDRTGGEEEEEGTAAGEEEEEALMEDSDSDTQEDAP; encoded by the exons ATG ccgaAGGCGGGGAAAGGTAAACCAACTCAGAAGGAGAAGGTGTGTCATCCCTATAGCAGGAAAGCTGCTTACCTGGCCAGCCAGGAGATACGTCTGGGAAAGAAGGagag ACAAAAGAGTGAGAAGGCCACTCGTCTCAACAGCATTG gtgataaGCTGCAGTGGTTTCAGAGCCAGCTGGACTCTGAGAAGACAGAGTTCACCAAACAGGACGCCTGTCACATCATAGAGAG gtacctGCAGAGGTTTGACGGGGAGTTGGACCAGATAGAGCTGGTGAACGGGATCAAAGGTCGTCAGGGTCGTCTCCATGGCAGCAGGGAGACTGTCATCaaacagactgtagagagagagaccgctCTGTACCATGGCAACGGCTTCg aGATTCCAGACATCATCAACTCTAAACATCTCAAGACCTTCAG GGAGTGGAGCGGTGATCTAAAGAAGCTTCCCAACATCAAGATGAGGAAGTTCTCTTCCCGAGGGATGGacagaacaggagga gaggaggaggaggaggggactgccgcaggagaggaggaggaggaggccttGATGGAGGACTCAGATTCAGACACCCAGGAAGATGCCCCATAA
- the LOC115182772 gene encoding H/ACA ribonucleoprotein complex non-core subunit NAF1, producing the protein MEAQPEETAVVPEVLQSSAETHREELELNNGTSTEHREEGCTAETEPQGLTSVTSDSRLPAELTGGAEEMEVTENLNSVSSSELGDGTTHTHLPKDVFLDVSLDPSQNLPLDPPQDPSQNPPQNLPQDPPQNLPHDPPQDLPQVLLTLQDGVCVRDQRDGVCVRDQRDGVCVRVQRDGSSSSSDSDSDSSSSGVTLAVVLGQADDEDDDDEGFSRTKKPCSIKTLDEILPEELPAVEELTVVLPEEAEILPLGSVTSIIQQLVIIQSFKDTPPLKDDSVIFNSDRLAVGKVFEVFGPVSSPFYVLRFNSESDITERGVKLKDSMFYAPSLTDYTLYILTEQLRRLKGSDASWKNDQEPPPEALDFSDDEAEQKMKRKKKKGNVQKSERERGQRADPQPGRDSVTRPQMSQRPLQQSRPPRRDNWGPPPRYEGAPFYTHQPHYPYPPPYQPQSFPLYPPPPPPHMSFPWSPPPSHPYHNLPFSHLPPPPPPPTGPYPPQ; encoded by the exons ATGGAGGCCCAACCAGAGGAGACGGCCGTGGTACCAGAGGTTCTTCAGAGCtcagcagagacacacagagaggaactGGAACTTAACAACGGTACCAGCACCGAGCACCGGGAGGAAGGATGCACAGCTGAGACAGAACCTCAGGGACTGACCTCCGTGACCTCAGACAGCCGTTTACCTGCGGAGTtaacgggaggagcagaggagatggAGGTTACGGAGAATCTCAACTCTGTCTCGAGCTCCGAGCTGGGAGacggaaccacacacacacacctccccaagGACGTCTTCCTGGACGTCTCCCTGGACCCCTCTCAGAACCTCCCCCTGGACCCACCCCAGGACCCCTCTCAGAACCCCCCCCAGAACCTCCCCCAGGACCCCCCCCAGAACCTCCCCCACGACCCACCCCAGGACCTCCCCCAGGTACTGTTGACGTTACAGGACGGTGTGTGTGTCCGGGACCAGCGGGACGGTGTGTGTGTCCGGGACCAGCGGGACGGTGTGTGTGTCCGGGTCCAGCGGGACGGCAGCAGCTCCTCCTCAGACAGTGATTCAGACTCCTCTTCCTCCGGTGTGACGCTGGCTGTTGTGTTAGGTCAGGCAGATGacgaagatgatgatgatgaaggctTCAGTCGGACAAAGAAACCCTGTTCCATCAAAACCCTGGACGAGATCCTGCCTGAG gagttgCCTGCTGTCGAGGAGTTGACGGTTGTTCTACCAGAGGAGGCGGAGATACTGCCCCTGGGATCAGTCACCAGCATCATCCAACAGCTGG TGATCATACAGTCATTTAAGGACACGCCCCCTCTGAAGGACGACAGCGTCATCTTCAACTCTGATAGGCTGGCCGTGGGCAAG gtgTTTGAGGTGTTTGGGCCGGTCTCCAGTCCCTTCTATGTGTTGAGGTTTAACTCAGAGAGCGACAtcacagagagaggagtgaagcTGAAGGACTCCATGTTCTACGCCCCGTCGCTCACCGACTACACCCTGTACATCCTCACTGAGCAGCTACGACG gttgaAAGGCTCCGACGCATCCTGGAAGAATGACCAGGAGCCTCCACCAGAG GCGTTGGACTTCAGTGATGATGAGGCAGAACAGAAGATGAaaaggaagaagaagaaggggaATGTccagaagagtgagagagaaagaggacagagagctGATCCTCAACCAG GCAGAGATTCCGTCACCAGACCGCAGATGTCCCAGAGGCCTTTGCAACAGAGTCGTCCACCCCGCCGTGACAACTGGGGTCCCCCACCCCGATACGAAGGGGCTCCATTCTACACACACCAGCCCCACTACCCCTACCCTCCCCCCTACCAGCCCCAGTCcttccccctctaccctccccctcctcccccccacatGTCCTTCCCCTggtctcctcccccctctcacccctACCACAACCTCCCCTTCTctcacctcccccctcctcccccaccacccACTGGCCCTTATCCTCCTcagtga